The following DNA comes from Desulfomicrobium macestii.
GCATTGGCCGATGATGACGAAAAACGATTGGCGCAATTCCGGAAGATCCGTCGCGCCTTGCTGCCCGGCTTTTGCCTAGTGGAGCGCAATGATCTTCTGGATCAGCGGCTTCAACTCCTGCACGGCAACAATTCGGACGCAACCCGACTGGATGCCTGGCTCGATCTCTCTCGGATTAACTGGAGCGCTTCGATTACGAATAACGACGAAGGCACGGAATCCGTGACGTGGCGACATGACCGTTCCAGCGGCTGGATTGTGCCCATTCCTCTTGGATATGCGGCCCTGACGGACGTGCAGGAACCAGGAACCGTCATGAATGCCCGCGATACGACCACGCCGTTCCGGTTTGTGGAAAGCGTGTATGGCATCGGGCAATGGCTCGGCCCGCATCGTCTGACTGATGTGCGCCAGATGCTTTGGTATGCTTCATCGGATATCGAAAGCGGTTTGTACCGCTGCTGTAACGATTATACGCAAGCCCTTTAATTTCATTCACTATATAAGGAGATTTTCATCATGAGTACTGCTCTCAAAACCGCCTCTGTTCTGGCCTTTGAACGCAAGTTAGACCCGTCCGATGCTCTGTTTTTCTCCGGAAAGTGGGACGCCCGCGATACGGAACAATCCTGGCAGCCCATCGCAATTCGTGAGAAATCCGTGCGTGGCACTATTTCAAATCGTCTGAAAGCAAAGGATCAAGATCCGGCAAAGCTCGATGCCGCCATTGAAAATCCCAACCTGCAAACCGTGGATGTAGCCACGCTTTCGGCAGACAATGACACCTTGAGGGTTGGTTTCACCTTGCGCGTGCTGTCCGGAACAGGCCTACCGTCGGCATGCAACGAACCGGAGTATCGGGCCAAACTCATCTCCACTGTGAGTGCGTATGTCGCGGACAATGCGTTTTCGGAATTGGGCCGCCGGTACGCCTTTAATCTGGCCAATGGTCGATTTTTGTGGCGCAATCGGATTGGCGCCGAACAGGTGGCGGTGCGCATCCAACGTCTGGAAAATGGACTCCCCAGCGCAACATGGAATGTAAACGCGTTGGCGCTTCCCCTTCGCTCCTTCGATGCTTTCGATCCGGAAAAAAAATCCGTTGAAGAACTGGGGACGCTCATCGCCCAAGGGCTGCGTGGCGAGACCCACGTGTTGCTTCAAGTCACGGCTTTTGTGCGCGTGGGTAACGGACAGGAAGTTTTCCCATCGCAGGAACTTATTTTGGACAGGGGGCGCGGAGACAAAAGCAAGACATTGTATGCCGTGAATGATATCGCGGGCATCCATTCGCAGAAAATCGGCAATGCTATTCGCACCATTGACACATGGTATCCCGAAGCAAACGAGCTTGGCCCTATCGCTGTGGAACCGTATGGTTCTGTCACCACCCAGGGCAAAGCATTTCGTCAGCCCAAGGCAAAGGCGGACTTTTACACGCTGCTTGATAACTGGATTTTGAAGGATAAGGTTCCCGCCGTGGAACAGCAGCACTTTGTCATGGCTGTATTGATTCGGGGCGGCGTATTCGGCGACAAGGACTGAGCCATGGACCATTACATTGAATTTCATCTTTTACCGGACCCAGAATTCGCGCCAACCCAGCTCATGAATGTTCTGTTTGGAAAACTTCATCTGGCTTTGGCCGAATTGGGGAGCGGAGATGTTGGGGTAAGTTTTCCGGATGGAGACAACGCCCGCACGCTTGGAGCGCGTTTACGCCTTCACGGGACAGCCGCAGCTCTTGATCGCGTGATGCAGATCAACTGGAATACTGGAATACGCGACCATGTTGCCCAAACGCCGATAGCGCCCATTCCTGCGAATGTGGGACATCGCAGTCTGCACCGCGTTCAAGCCAAGAGCAACCCGGATCGGCTGCGACGCAGAATGATGAAGCGTCACGGCGTGGATGCTGAAGCCGCAGCCCAACAAATTCCGGACAGTGCGACGGAAACGCTGAAGCTTCCGTATGTGCAGATAAAAAGCCTCAGTTCAGGAAAACATTTCCGCTTGTTCTTCCATTTTGGCCCGGTGGAGGTGATGGCTCGAAGTGGTGTCTTTAATGCGTACGGCCTGAGCCGGGAGGCCACTGTCCCATGGTTTTGACCCTTTTTTTGTAAGAGCAAAATTTGGCAAATGATTTCAGAAGAATAAACATCATCAGGAAAAATAGGTTCTAGAATAGAATATGGTGAATTGCCTTGAGATTTCGAATGGCTCTGGGCAATGTCTCCTTGTTCACTGCCGCATAGGCAGCTCAGAAAAAGAAGGCGAACGCGATCCAGACCGAGCTTGAGTTCACTGCCGCATAGGCAGCTCAGAAAAAGACTGGCGACAACACCAAGTACATGCTGGTGTTCACTGCCGCATAGGCAGCTCAGAAATGCTCAAAATTTACCATGATGCCGATATTGCGGTTCACTGCCGCATAGGCAGCTCAGAAAAAAACCCAGTGTGAGCGCATCTTGGAGCATCTGTTCACTGCCGCATAGGCAGCTCAGAAAAAGCCCGCAATCGGGGCGCGTGAGGCCAACGCGTTCACTGCCGCATAGGCAGCTCAGAAAATACGTAACCGTAACCGTACCCTCACACCCGCGTTCACTGCCGCATAGGCAGCTCAGAAAAGAACGCGGTAGGGCATGGCCTTGTTCTTCTCGTTCACTGCCGCATAGGCAGCTCAGAAAATATCCGGTTTCGCTCGTCAACGCTTGGCGGCGTTCACTGCCGCATAGGCAGCTCAGAAAAATCAGCTTGGTGGCGGTGAATGGGATCTGCGGTTCACTGCCGCATAGGCAGCTCAGAAAACGGGCAAGTTCGAGTTTGCGAGTTTCGCGGAGTTCACTGCCGCATAGGCAGCTCAGAAAAAGGGCATCAAGCGTGTCGCCAAGAACATCGAGTTCACTGCCGCATAGGCAGCTCAGAAATGACGAAGAGCCAAGACCCAGCCAGACCCGACGTTCACTGCCGCATAGGCAGCTCAGAAAAGCACGCATCGCGCCACTCGACGCCAGCTTGGGTTCACTGCCGCATAGGCAGCTCAGAAAACCTGCGGACCGTGTTCAACAAAGTCGCCGAGGTTCACTGCCGCATAGGCAGCTCAGAAAACACCGGGGCGTGGATTTGTCGAGACAACGGAGTTCACTGCCGCATAGGCAGCTCAGAAAACTACGGCCAAGCTCGCCTCCCACATCCGCCCGTTCACTGCCGCATAGGCAGCTCAGAAAATGAAACGCCATGGTCTGCTCAGTGAAACACAGTTCACTGCCGCATAGGCAGCTCAGAAAAGCAACGCCACGACCACGGGGGGCATGTGGTTGTTCACTGCCGCATAGGCAGCTCAGAAATCCATGGCTTTCCGCCTCATCCGTTCGTTTCGGTTCACTGCCGCATAGGCAGCTCAGAAAAAGCACCTTGCGCAAACCGGCCAGCGCCTCGCGTTCACTGCCGCATAGGCAGCTCAGAAAGCTCACGCCTGTTGATCCGCCGGAGGTGACGCGTTCACTGCCGCATAGGCAGCTCAGAAAATCATGTCGATGGCGACAACACAGGCGGCACTGTTCACTGCCGCATAGGCAGCTCAGAAAATTTGCAGGTTGCCGCGCAGGGCGTAGATTTTGTTCACTGCCGCATAGGCAGCTCAGAAATCCATGGCTTTCCGCCTCATCCGTTCGTTTCGGTTCACTGCCGCATAGGCAGCTCAGAAAAAGCACCTTGCGCAAACCGGCCAGCGCCTCGCGTTCACTGCCGCATAGGCAGCTCAGAAAGCTCACGCCTGTTGATCCGCCGGAGGTGACGCGTTCACTGCCGCATAGGCAGCTCAGAAATGGCTGTCTCGCCCTCTTTGCGCCGCCGGCACGTTCACTGCCGCATAGGCAGCTCAGAAATTAAGGGCAAGCGCACTGTGTGGCTTTAAGATGTTCACTGCCGCATAGGCAGCTCAGAAATGGTCGATGGCCAGCCCATCGGCAAGCATTTCGTTCACTGCCGCATAGGCAGCTCAGAAATTGCCCAAATACGATTTTATGCCCGCAGTACCGTTCACTGCCGCATAGGCAGCTCAGAAATCCCCGCCGCGTCAAGCGCGGGTCCGTCATCCGTTCACTGCCGCATAGGCAGCTCAAAAATTCAATGTTCACAGGCGACCCCGGACTTCGTCGTTCACTGCCGCATAGGCAGCTCAGAAATTCAGCCATGCGGACGATGACAGGCTCAAGCAGTTCACTGCCGCATAGACAGCTCAGAAAGCTCCGGTATTTAGCCACACCTCTGCAAACAAGTTCACTGCCGCATAGGCAGCTCAGAAAATTCGTCCCAATATTTGCGGAGAGATTTATTTGTTCACTGCCGCATAGGCAGCTCAGAAATATAGAAGCACGGATCGCAGAGCACCGCGAGAGTTCACTGCCGCATAGGCAGCTCAGAAAATTTCGAGGATACGCTCGGGATGGTTAGATTCGTTCACTGCCGCATAGGCAGCTCAGAAATAGCCAAGCGTGCGCTGCGCGGTGCTGGATACGTTCACTGCCGCATAGGCAGCTCAGAAAGACGCCCTGCGCCAGGCAACCGCCTCTGCCCAGTTCACTGCCGCATAGGCAGCTCAGAAATTCACGGCCAACGCAGCGGACACGCTTGCGAAGTTCACTGCCGCATAGGCAGCTCAGAAATTGCGCATGTTCTGCTTGCTCATGCCACCCGCGTTCACTGCCGCATAGGCAGCTCAGAAAAGTTCGCCGGGGTGCATCTTGTGGCCGACTCCGTTCACTGCCGCATAGGCAGCTCAGAAAAGCGAGAAGAAGCGCACCTCGGACTACACCGTGTTCACTGCCGCATAGGCAGCTCAGAAAACCGTCGCGCTGTTCGTTCCGTCCGACACCTTGTTCACTGCCGCATAGGCAGCTCAGAAAAGCCAGGCCAATGGGGTATTTGCCGCCAACCAGTTCACTGCCGCATAGGCAGCTCAGAAAGAGTGCATCGCCGCGTTTGTTCAATTCCGAAAGTTCACTGCCGCATAGGCAGCTCAGAAAAAACGAAAAGCGCGTGCGCTCGTAGTCGCTTCGTTCACTGCCGCATAGGCAGCTCAGAAAAAAAAGTAGCGACGTTGGTCCGGTGGATGGTCGTTCACTGCCGCATAGGCAGCTCAGAAAATCAATCACGACCCCGAGGCCGTGGCTATGCAGTTCACTGCCGCATAGGCAGCTCAGAAAAATGGACAAGGGACCGGCCAAGCAGAAGCGCCGTTCACCTTGCCACTGCACCCTATGCTTTTATTCCGACGCCATGTTGAAGGCACTAGGGCATCCCAGGTTTTCGATGATCATCATGTCGCTAAGCGTGGTGATCAATGTGCTACTTACCTTCTTCTTCGTGATCGGGCTGGGCTGGGGCAATACTGGGGCGAGCGTGGCCACCGGCGTCGCTTTCACCATCGGGTTGCTGATTTCTGGCTGTATTACCTTCAATCCCAGACAGCGGCTGTCGATGCTGAAAGGTCGTTTTCGCATGCCGCTCTTGCGACGTGCTGTTTACAACGGCTCATCCGAAGGCGTTTCGGAAATGGCGGCCTCGGTCAGCATCCTGATCATCAACCTCACCGTAGTTCGCCTCTTGGGGGCCGACGGAGTGGCCGCGTTCACTGCCATCAACTACATCAACTTCACGGGTATATTGCTGTTCCTCGGCATTTCGGATGGCCTGATTCCGGTGCTGAGCTACAATTACGGAGCTGGAAACTACCAGCGGGTCAGGAGGTTATTTCGTATTGCCGCGATAATCACCATGAGCATCGGGGCCATGGTGTTCATCGTGCTACAGGTGTTCGGGCGGCATGCGATCCTGTTGTTCTTCGATGGCAGCGAAAGCCAGGCATTCCAAATCGCAGTCGAAGGCTTGCAGCTCTTCGCTTTCATATTTCTGTTCAACGGACTCAACGTGCTGATTATTGCCTACTTTACCGCACTGGGCAAAGCGAAGATTTCAATCATCATTTCCGCAGCGCGCGGATTGGTCTTCGTGCTGATCGGCGTCACCGTGTTGCCAATATTCATGGGCATTACTGGTGTGTGGGCGGCAGTCCCGCTGGCGGAGTTGCTGACACTTGGAGTTGCACTCATGCTGATTTATAGGACACATAAAAAATT
Coding sequences within:
- the csy2 gene encoding type I-F CRISPR-associated protein Csy2, translating into MSECPHSDGLLILPRLRIQNANAISAPMTWGFPSMTAFLGLMWALERAMNDKYPLLLNAVGVVCHAFEPQVSKGGFTKSFCLTRNPLRKLKNKDDEKKPPSIVEEGRVHLDVTLVFGVGGGILTASSEERNGVVKHVAELVSRMRIAGGTVLPGSFSRRPELIALADDDEKRLAQFRKIRRALLPGFCLVERNDLLDQRLQLLHGNNSDATRLDAWLDLSRINWSASITNNDEGTESVTWRHDRSSGWIVPIPLGYAALTDVQEPGTVMNARDTTTPFRFVESVYGIGQWLGPHRLTDVRQMLWYASSDIESGLYRCCNDYTQAL
- a CDS encoding MATE family efflux transporter encodes the protein MDKGPAKQKRRSPCHCTLCFYSDAMLKALGHPRFSMIIMSLSVVINVLLTFFFVIGLGWGNTGASVATGVAFTIGLLISGCITFNPRQRLSMLKGRFRMPLLRRAVYNGSSEGVSEMAASVSILIINLTVVRLLGADGVAAFTAINYINFTGILLFLGISDGLIPVLSYNYGAGNYQRVRRLFRIAAIITMSIGAMVFIVLQVFGRHAILLFFDGSESQAFQIAVEGLQLFAFIFLFNGLNVLIIAYFTALGKAKISIIISAARGLVFVLIGVTVLPIFMGITGVWAAVPLAELLTLGVALMLIYRTHKKLV
- the csy3 gene encoding type I-F CRISPR-associated protein Csy3, producing MSTALKTASVLAFERKLDPSDALFFSGKWDARDTEQSWQPIAIREKSVRGTISNRLKAKDQDPAKLDAAIENPNLQTVDVATLSADNDTLRVGFTLRVLSGTGLPSACNEPEYRAKLISTVSAYVADNAFSELGRRYAFNLANGRFLWRNRIGAEQVAVRIQRLENGLPSATWNVNALALPLRSFDAFDPEKKSVEELGTLIAQGLRGETHVLLQVTAFVRVGNGQEVFPSQELILDRGRGDKSKTLYAVNDIAGIHSQKIGNAIRTIDTWYPEANELGPIAVEPYGSVTTQGKAFRQPKAKADFYTLLDNWILKDKVPAVEQQHFVMAVLIRGGVFGDKD
- the cas6f gene encoding type I-F CRISPR-associated endoribonuclease Cas6/Csy4, whose amino-acid sequence is MDHYIEFHLLPDPEFAPTQLMNVLFGKLHLALAELGSGDVGVSFPDGDNARTLGARLRLHGTAAALDRVMQINWNTGIRDHVAQTPIAPIPANVGHRSLHRVQAKSNPDRLRRRMMKRHGVDAEAAAQQIPDSATETLKLPYVQIKSLSSGKHFRLFFHFGPVEVMARSGVFNAYGLSREATVPWF